TCAAGCAAAAGAAAAAACAGGGCAGCCAAAGCAAACGGCCAGAATACTTCTGTTTTTTTGCGGTATTGGGTAACATCTATTCTGGCTTTCTCCATCTTGTCAATCTGCTCGTATATCGCCTTCAGTTTTTCGTTGTTGGTAGCCCTGAAATATTTTCCGCCGGTTGTAGAGGCGATTTTGCCAAGGGTGGCCTCGTCGATCTGCACGGGCATGCGCTGATAGGTAATTCCGCCATAAGGCGAGGGGACAGGGTAGGGGGCGTATCCGTTGGTACCAACTCCTACAGTATATACCCTGACATTAAAGTGCTTTGCAATTTCGGCTGCTGTAAGCGGAGGAATGGACCCCGCATTGTTCGATCCGTCAGTAAGCAGGATGACCACTTTACTTTTTGCTTCACTGTCTTTAAGCCGGTTCACGGCGGTGGCTAATCCCATTCCGATGGCTGTGCCGTCTTCGATCATACCATTCTGTATGCCGTTAAACATATTGATCAGTACATCATGATCAATTGTTAGCGGGCATTGAGTAA
The window above is part of the Arcticibacter tournemirensis genome. Proteins encoded here:
- a CDS encoding vWA domain-containing protein, which gives rise to MDLLKGIEFANPGFFWLLISIPLIVGWYIWKEKELQGNLTVATLQGFPVPSNSFLPRLRHSGIVLRSLSLVALIIALARPQSSLSWQNTTTEGIDIIIASDISGSMLAEDFKPNRLQAGKNIAIDFIKARPDDRIGLVVFSGESFTQCPLTIDHDVLINMFNGIQNGMIEDGTAIGMGLATAVNRLKDSEAKSKVVILLTDGSNNAGSIPPLTAAEIAKHFNVRVYTVGVGTNGYAPYPVPSPYGGITYQRMPVQIDEATLGKIASTTGGKYFRATNNEKLKAIYEQIDKMEKARIDVTQYRKKTEVFWPFALAALFFLLLEFVLRNTVFKGALT